A window of Gasterosteus aculeatus chromosome 9, fGasAcu3.hap1.1, whole genome shotgun sequence contains these coding sequences:
- the LOC120824740 gene encoding CCN family member 1: MALLIYLTVLTTAFIAQVTASCPAVCDCPAEPLLCPPGVSAVPDGCGCCKVCAAQLNQDCSHVRPCDHHKGLECNYGNDVTVALGICRAKSEGRTCEYNGRIHQNGESFRAGCKHQCTCIDGAVGCAPLCTNKLPPASPSCPYPRLVRIPRQCCFSVDCHKGTWLLPPKHQAPPPPQHFARRQHTPENESANEFAEVKSSGWESEHGYKHLPVWSHLKEKKCPLQITDWSQCSSSCGMAVSSRVTNKNPECKLERETRICTVRPCGGPTAPAKRGKKCSPTQKAAEPIRLSYGGCASVRLYRPNYCGVCTDGRCCSPRRTRTAPVTFVCPDGERFRRSAMFIQSCKCSDDCGHLNEVALPPQQWLYGDTHQFTD; the protein is encoded by the exons ATGGCACTTCTTATCTACCTGACGGTACTGACAACAGCATTCATCGCACAG gtgACTGCGAGCTGCCCAGCAGTGTGTGACTGCCCCGCCGAGCCCCTGCTTTGCCCCCCGGGAGTCAGCGCCGTGCCGGACGGATGTGGGTGCTGCAAGGTGTGTGCCGCACAGCTTAACCAGGACTGCAGCCACGTGAGGCCATGCGACCACCACAAGGGGCTGGAGTGTAACTACGGCAACGATGTGACGGTGGCCTTGGGCATCTGTCGAG CTAAGTCAGAGGGACGTACATGCGAGTACAACGGCAGGATCCATCAGAATGGAGAGAGCTTCCGCGCCGGCTGTAAACACCAGTGTACGTGCATCGACGGCGCCGTCGGCTGCGCCCCCCTCTGCACCAACAAGTTGCCCCCGgcctccccctcctgcccctACCCACGGCTGGTCAGGATACCCAGGCAGTGCTGCTTCAGCGTGGACTGCCACAAGGGCACCTGGCTCCTCCCACCTAAGCatcag GcgcctccaccaccacaacacTTTGCCAGACGTCAGCACACGCCTGAAAACGAGTCGGCCAACGAGTTTGCAGAGGTCAAGTCCAGCGGCTGGGAGAGTGAGCATGGCTACAAACACCTGCCTG TGTGGAGCCatctgaaggagaagaagtgtCCCCTCCAGATCACGGACTGGTCCCAGTGCTCCAGCAGCTGCGGGATGGCCGTTTCCTCTCGCGTCACCAACAAGAACCCCGAGTGCAAgctggagagggagacgagAATCTGCACCGTGCGGCCCTGTGGCGGCCCGACGGCCCCCGCCAAG agagggaaaaagtGCTCCCCGACCCAGAAGGCCGCAGAGCCCATCCGCCTGTCCTACGGGGGATGCGCGAGCGTCCGTCTCTACAGACCAAACTACTGCGGCGTGTGCACGGACGGGCGGTGCTGCTCGCCGCGCCGCACGCGCACCGCGCCCGTGACCTTTGTCTGCCCAGACGGCGAGCGCTTCCGGAGGTCGGCCATGTTCATCCAGTCGTGTAAATGCAGCGACGACTGCGGCCACCTCAACGAAGTggccctccctccccagcagTGGCTGTACGGAGACACGCACCAGTTCACAGACTAG